In Anopheles arabiensis isolate DONGOLA chromosome 2, AaraD3, whole genome shotgun sequence, the genomic window CACTGAATACGCTTTGTGAAATATGGGTGTATAGTTTGGCTTTAACACTAAATTCGCTTCAAATCCTTCTATCGCTTCTTTATGATCACCGTTTGTTAAATtcggaaacattttttttatttcttcaagcCATTTATCGGTAtcaatttgatttaaattaaaactttttcGCCAATTAGGAAATAATATGTCTAACGCATCACGACCTAGTAGAGGATTCCCTTTGTTTTCAGTTGCGATTACTGTTATTTCTAGACTGACCGTTTTACTCTTTGTGCTTACATTTACACATATTTTTCCTAACGGTACTACACGTTGACCCGATGCCGTAATAAAACGCAAATGTGTTTGTTCTAATTCGATATTGGCAAATTTTTCGTTATACACACTCTCCGGTATGACTGTATTACACGCACCACAGTCTATCTCAAACGCAACGTCTTTCTCATTAACTTTTAGTACGCACACTTCTGGACTACTAATCGCGTTATCATCGAATATGCGTGTTAGTGACACATCCCTATATTCCGATCGCAAACTATGCACGTTAGTATTTCGGCAACACGACGACACATGACCATACTTCTTACAAGTGAAACACTGCCACATACGCGCAGGACATGTCTGTGGATTATGCGCTCTTCCACATCTGTAACACTTGCTCTCCTGCTTATGCGCACTGCTCTGTTGATGTATAGGTGTACTGCTTCCACGGTAGTAGTGCACTTTCGGACCGACGCTTCGTTTTGGCGCACACTTTATCACCGCCATCTCCCTCGGTTTCTCCTTCGCTGCaaacgtttcgttttgttcatCTGCAGCTTCCCACGTTCTGGCGATATTTTCTGCACTCTCGAATGTTAAATCCGACTCTCGTAGAAGACGTTTTCGTAATCCTTCATCTCGAACACCAGCTACTAGTTGATCTCGCAAGCATTGTGCTAAACAGCACGTGAATTTACACGATTGTGCGAGTGCTTTTAGTTCAACGATGTACTCTGCAACCGACCGATCTTTTTGCAGACAGTTTCTGAAGTTAAACCGTTCCGCTACTACGTTGACTTTCTGTTCCAGCTGCTCTTGTAGCTTAATGCACAGCTTCTCATAGTTCACCGTTTATGGCTGTTCAGGCAACACCAGCTTTGATATGAGGCTATACAGCGACGCTCCACCCAAGGTCAGCAACATAATCGTCTTCTTCGATGGTTCCACCTCGTTTACTTGGAGAAAAATATCCATACGTTCCAAGTACTCCCTGATGCTCTCGCCCATGACAAATGGTTCAATTTCACCGATTAACGACATGACTTTAGACTTGTGTACTTTGACTTTTTCGGTAGCTTTATCCTCGTCGCCAACTAATATAGAGTTGCGTGTTGCTTAATCGAGTACTGTTTTATGACTGACGATTTATTCCTATCCTTACATATACATAGATATACTTATCTCTAACGCTTACACTATACGCTTACACTATACGCTTACGCTATACCTATACTTAGACACTACAGTAACAACGGCAAAAATACACTTCAACATTATACTTACACATacgattatttaatttaactcataatttattttttatctatctattatttatttcccaaAAATTCAGTAAACAACACAGAACTCCcccatgttttttgtttattttggcaTCACATATGTGCACAACATAGTTGTTTTAAGTTcatatattatatttttatatcttttttgGAATTTATACCGCcgtaaacatttaaaatatatttatccaTGTACGTACCTATACAATTACTGTTAATTatcaattaaagaaaaaaaacatagtaaAAGGAAAACGATCACTcccgaagcaaaaacaaaataaataaataaaacaaaaaaacagcttctATACTTTATATCAGGCatcttataaataaaaaaaaacccaaacgaAGCCAGGGAAATCCAAATACATCCTTCCATCGCGAAAATATTcttccaaacaaaacacatgttatatatatttacatatatatatatatatatatatatatatatatatatatatatatatatatatatatatatatatatatatatatatatatatatatatatatatatatatatatatatatatatattctgattttcgtttgtttgtagttgttgttggttgtttctttttgttcaatttcgttattaatatttgtttCCTGAGTATCTCCGTTggagtttttattattttcatcttCTTCGCTTGTAATTTctaaatttcttttttgtgttacgTTTGGGTTTCCTGTTACTATTGTTGAATATTTTTCGTTTGTGTATTTGCGTGGTACTAATGGAACTGTTTCGCGTCTAATTTGTCTTGCTTCCCTCATGGTGATACGTTTCTctttctgtatttttttaatttccactTCATCCTTCCATATAGGACACTCTTTGTCTAAGGCCGAATGGTTTTCTCCGCATTCACTACATTTAAGTGGGTTATTGCAAATTGCGTGATAATTTTCTCCACATTTTGCGCATTCTCCCTAGagcaattattttttgtgtggccAAAACGCATACATGTCATGCATCTCATCGGATTGGGTACAAAAAGTTCTACCCTTTCCGTGAAATATCCTATCTCTATATTTCTGGGCAGCACTGTAGTTTTGAAAGTGATGATGGCGGTGCGTGTGTTATATGTTTCCCCATTTTGTCCCTTTCGCTTCATGATGTAAACATCGGTGACTTTTTGGGGTCGAAGACCTTTGTTGGAAttagaataattattttcgaacataaatttgaattgcataaaacaaagcgttaggAAACTAAGATTAggttataaactactcgacgTTAGAAACTGCTCGATCTGCATGAACTATGAACTGCATGAAttattatatacaaaaaaggacaaacgaaTATACAGTTGCAAACCGACCAGCGATAAAGGTGTACACTTTCCTATTCAAATTTCCTCCAAATATCACAGCCAGCCCCTTTtcgtgaatatatttcacatttttggtccttcgaaccggatcgtgATATACGGAGAAGAAATAAGTTTCATTCTGCATCAAGAGTGGAATTCGGTATTCGTCGTCAAGTGTGCAAGTCATTCCGTGACAATTCCCGCCATCGCATATCGCCCCGCATCAAGGGCAACGGTCGGTTACACGCCATCATTTTGAATTTCGCGCCATCGCTTTGTTCGTTATTTTCGTGTGATATCGCAGTATTTTCTTTGTGCAATGGATAAGAAAATTAAAGCAGTGCAACTGAAAAAGAGGATCGCCCTGGAGAACATAAAATCGCTGGAACGGTTCCAGGCGAAATATTCGAGTGATGATGCCAAGCAGATTCCGGAGATGTTAGAAGATCTGGCGAAACATAAGGAAGAGTTTTTCACCGCAGTTTCGAAACTGGAAGAGCTTGAAGATAAAGACGAAGCGGTCGAAGCCAGCATAATGGAACGGATCGACATTGAAGAACGCTGTCGCAAGCTAAAATCATTTCTACGGGAGAGACAGCCAAAGGAAGAAGGTTCGCTCAACGATACAACGGGCTTGGCTTCCTCAACGCTTGCATTCGGTCGACCCCACGCGCCAAATTTACGTTTGTCCAAAATCGAACTTCCAACATTTGACGGAGATCACACAAAATGGCTTTCTTTCCGAGATCGCTTCATCGCAATGATCGACGCTTCAGCCGAGCTTCCATCTATCGCGAAGCTACAATACTTACTGTCATCGTTGAAGGGGGACGCGGCGGTACCCTTCGAGCATACACCTTTAACGGCGGACAACTATTCGGTTACCTGGGCGGCGCTTCTTAAACGGTACGACAATTCTCGTCTTTTGATTCGCGAATACTATCGCAAATTGCACTACCTTCTGGGAGTGCAATTGGTGTGCGTTGACAAGCTCACGCACCTGGTGGATGAATTCACCCGCTTCGTCAACGGGTTGAAAAAGCTGAACGAACCGGTTGACTCGTGGGACACACCCCTCTCAAACATGCTGCTGATGAAGTTGGATCGAGAGACATTGTTGGCTTGGGAGAAACATTCCGTGCACTTCACGACGGACAAATATAAGGATG contains:
- the LOC120893276 gene encoding uncharacterized protein LOC120893276 — protein: MDKKIKAVQLKKRIALENIKSLERFQAKYSSDDAKQIPEMLEDLAKHKEEFFTAVSKLEELEDKDEAVEASIMERIDIEERCRKLKSFLRERQPKEEGSLNDTTGLASSTLAFGRPHAPNLRLSKIELPTFDGDHTKWLSFRDRFIAMIDASAELPSIAKLQYLLSSLKGDAAVPFEHTPLTADNYSVTWAALLKRYDNSRLLIREYYRKLHYLLGVQLVCVDKLTHLVDEFTRFVNGLKKLNEPVDSWDTPLSNMLLMKLDRETLLAWEKHSVHFTTDKYKDVIDFVQDRIQILKSTNNFVKDQAASGIKVAGLIRQPGQRRFIANAATSRSAPAASTAHTQQPKCPLECSEDHTLCNCPVFIAKEVQQRRDVVASKRLCWNCLSSNHQVRACKSDYSCRTCPQSNEDNVFLATANIQIKDDYGNTHEARALLDSGSMSNFIA